gtaaatatatcatataagGAGAAGAGAAATACTTTTGCAATAAAGCgtttataaagttaaaatTCTACAAGTTTTCATTTAGATCTGTTTCGTTTAAAGTATCATAGGAAAATTCGCTTCTCATTTCATGTAATGGCTTATTTAgtgaaaaaaatgatattgttTTATGAATTCTTTTGACAGACTAATTTACACACTTTAACGTAGATATCTGAAGCTAATTGAAACCAATCATCACacttatttattcatttcgGTGGGAATGCTGATAATGTGTATCTGTGTGTCGTTGTTACAGGTATGAGGTCATTTGTTAccattaattttacaaatattttccatattgaTTAACCAATTACTCGAATTTAGGTGGCAAATGAAAAGACTGACTCGTGGCTAGTTcagtatatatttttgtttgctCAATTGTTTCACACGCTTATTCTTACTGGTCAAGGACAATTTGTAATAAACGGACTAGACGGTGTTTTTATCTCAATGTGAGTAaagaatgaatattaataacaaagtaAAACGAATTTATTTGGATATATGTCATGATAAGTAACGTATTCCTAAAACATAAAATGGCATTCtattctaaaatttaaaaaaatttaatttctctggATTATCAatctatacatacatacaaattATAACTAATCTTGGATGTTTGTGCAAATTCATATCGTTATCaaagtgattaaaaaaatgaaatctaagTAGAGATATATTTCACGTACCAAATATTACAATGTACGCTGTAGtttgatattttgaataaCTTCTGTTATTACGTGTGCAAATTGTATCTATAAATATCCtataaacatatacatatttgtatactGATTATAAATGCAAAAAACTATTCGGTCACTGGAAATACTCATATCCAAATATATCTGTCTCGAATATGTTGaacataatgaaatttttgggAACGGTGCTATTTTCTCTCAAAACATAACCTAAGATCTTCATATCGAGGCTATGATTTCCTTCAATAcactgaaaatatttgacgtTTTGaaccattttttaaaatcttccgATTCTCTATCTTTTTATTGATTAAAATCATTCTTTATAGATATGAATCGCCATGGTATACTTTTCCAGCGAAAATTCGagcgttatatatattagcGTTAAGAAGCTGTCTATCTCCTCCTCTGTTAACAGCCGGTGGtttaatagtattaaatttaCGATCTTTCGCAGAGGTAGTATAACAATCTGCAtccaaattgattttaaacaCTTTACTCACTTCAAACGCACAACTTTATTTGAGCGGAATTTTCGTTTCCAGATCATCAAAGCAGCCGTTTCTTATTACACAGTAATGAAAACAAAGTGATACTGTTCATAatgtgaaaattataataattaataatggtatttaataatatggagtataataaacataatgtGGAATAGAACAAGTTTCGTAATTCGTGTGAGATTCatatcaatatattatatgttatcaTCATGTCAATACGCATGTTagttaatcaaaatatttgttacatgTAATTGTAGAAAACGTAGATCATGACGAAACATAATCCATTATacattacaataataaaatatacataattctaGTTATTCATGAGTTCAttatcgaatttatttattacattacgaATTTTTAACGTGAAATGTAATTACGATTAttaactttataaaaataatcagaCACTCAAAATCTTTAtcttattcttatttctttattttcttaactTCGCTGTTCTGTTGCGAATCTACTACATCATAACATTTTGCTTTTCACATTATCTGTAAAACCCTATGGAAATGATGGAAATACTTGAAATGAGTGTTATTCTTGATCCGTGACTGAGGTATAAGATTTTGATATTTAGTCATGTATTTCTCCGCTTTTTTTTTCGCAGATTTCTGTTCTGGCTGAGCAATATTTTCCttgattttattcaaataggTTTCTGCGGAATATCGAGAGCACACATGTTACTTACCTTTTTATGTGTATGGGTATAACACTCCTGTGTGTTAGTATTACTATGGTAGAAGTAAGTTTCATGTAATCAACTTCATATACTTGAACGCGACTGATCAATCCACTATCAATTATTTGAGATTAGATCGCTACGATAGATCACTGTTGGGATTTTTACAAGTTTATTGGCTTTCTGGTTATACAATTGTTGCATCTGTTCTGTCTAACGATGCAGGGACAGTTAGTCATAAATTCGTCCGATGAGATTTACAATGCAATGTGAGTACAATAcacattatgaaaattttattttcttccattaCATTCTTccatatattgtaattttatcaaCCACTTGCATGAGAATGCAATAATAATGCAAGAGAATGAAACATTAtgattatatattcttacgtAGGTCAAAACATTTCATGTAGTTTGGTAGTTCCTTcacttatttatatttctttaatttgacCCTCACAGTAGATTTTAGAATTGTCCTTTGTAAAAAGAATActttattatcaaatttaattaataaccagaacaataaatgaattttgaaagaaactttaacttttaacttttgaaagaaataagatTAAAGGGAAACTAGTATGCTTTTGGTATACCATTGGTGaatgtaaatagaaaatttatttatttgataatttatttccgCTGCATTCAAGTGGTTGTTTGATCGATATaagtatatgaaatttataaatagtaATGACATTCATAGAAACGAAGCACGATGGTATAATACGAATCCAGAAATGCAAACATTTTGCGTGCTAGCATTACGCCGAAGTCTAACTCCACCCTGTTTAACTGCCGGCggtttaatacaatttaacaTGCAAAGTTTTTCAGAAGTAATGTATCACTAGTGTTATTTTGTGTAATTATGATACATTCGCTAGAACAGGTGTATTTCAGGTGATGAAATTGTGCGTTTCGTATTATACAGTGTTGAGGACAACATCGTAACTTCTTTAAGTATAATTCTCTATACTATAAAGTACGCAGTGTACATGTTATTGATAGTAATTGTATTATCAATACGAATGATAAACTGatattacagaaataaatatttaaaaatacatgattttgtttttacttACAACGTCTCACACAGATTGGATTCAAAACCCctttaatgaatatatactatatgtgTCGTGAAATTGACTGTGTAGTGGAACTCGCATGTCATGAATGCGTTGATAAAGTTTGAAGCAAATCTGAAAGTATGTatagaagatatttaatacacGTATGAGCATGAATGGATTCCTTATGAAGAAATACATCAGAAATGCACCTGAagttattaaacatttataaaatgaatgtTGCTTATAAAACTTGTGCCTGTCAAGTCGTTTACATTTCattcaataataaatcgatacatagaatatttttcacaattcCGATTTTACCATGTTGTAAATTTTCCTCCTGGCTTCTAGAATGAACTATtatctgaaaaattaaaaaattcgacaAAAACCGTTTTTATTATAAGACACAAGACTATTCCCAGCTCTTCTCTCCCGTGTGATAAATTTTAccaaattaaagttaaaacaTCTTTCCAAGTAATTGCTTCAAGATCcaaatatttacgtaattgtaaaaaagtaaaaaaggaaCATTTTTCCCTTGAAAAAATTGCTCCAATGTTACTTCAGCGTGCAAAGTATGTTTCTATAAATTGCTATTTGTTGGAAACGTAACATGTTGTTGCTTCAGTGGAGATGAGGTTTCAGACGACTAATACTCCACTGAAACCAAAATGCAGATTTGTTCACAcgcaaataatttaataaaaatgcgaTCGAAAGAGTAATATACAAGCATCCTCATTACAGACATCACTTgacaaatcaaattttaacATTGAAAGTAAATTTTCTGTACATGTCGAGAACAACAGCTACTCTAGCAGCGATTAATACTGAATACAACAATAAGCTTTTATGCACGACTGTTGCTTTCAGTAACTCGTAAATATGTAGTTCTTcaaatggaaagaaattacTTGGCATTGAATTACGCGTGATAAAGCCGTTCTCGAGCAATGTTCTTAAGCGATGCGTGAATAAGTCATGAAGAGCTATTAGATCGATAGCGCTTAATAGGGACAATGGCAATCTATAAGAGTGGTTTGTATCTGtctaaaaaattaatcaatggAGCACGGAATAAAAGTCATAAGATCATTGAAGGTAGAATATTGTCTTGCGACAAGTCGTTCTTTCTGCGTATCCTTTATATCATTTCAATGGACGTGGAAGCAATGGAGAAAAGATTTCTAAAAATCAACAGAATGTTTGGAGTGCTAACTAGTGTTTGGCCATATCAAAAACCTTTCTCAAGATTAATACAAGGAATCATTGCTCTTACAATATTGTTTACTTCTTTCGTTACGCAGGTATCGGTGTTTAGTTAGTTTCAATTTGATTCTTGtaaagttaaatttttattgaataattttaaaaagaaaaattagtagTGAAGAGGggataaacgttataagcatTGTTTGTAATTATAGACCGCGCACCTTATATTTTTTCCCAGTATACGTGGAATTGTGACTAGTATGCcttattatatactaatgcttGGGACGTTTGTGAAAATGGgtaattactttataaacGAAACGAAGGTAAGAGTGTTTTACGAAATTACTCGAtctatttaaaattcgaaTTGTTTTACCATTATATTAACACATTGATGATCAGGCAGGATGATGTTAGGCTTTTATCATGGCAGAAGTATATGTAATATCAACGAATCTAAGATAACATAGAATTGATGTTAATTAACCTTTGCTTCAACGCTCTTTAGCAgttgaatttcgaaaattcgatGGTGCTcagtgtatatttatttttaatgaggAGTTGGTTTGTTGAATGCCAAATTGCCAGCTTTACTGAATACAGAAATACGATCATCCTTCGAGAAAGTAGCATATATGTACCTCTTTTTCAGACTTATACGTGTTGAATTCACGTGTAGGCGTTGATGAGTAAATCAGTTACTTTTGACTATAGACAACGAACTCTTCAAACTCATGTCCTTGTCGTAATTGCAAATACTCGGTTTCTACTTTAGgattttcgtaaaattataagcCGCGAATGTTTTAAGATTCATGAAAGATACATATACTTCATTCTCAATACATTCGAGCTTTATCGGGAAATTTTAGTTGAGATCAATGCTGAACCACATATTAACAGACTGGGCAAcgataaaatcgaaagaagaaaatgacaTTATGATCGCATATTCGCAAAGAGGACTTCTTCTCACGCTAAGCTATACTTGTAAGTTTTTGAATATAATGCTCAAATTTCTCGTAATTCCTGTATCGATGCTCATAATTATTTGCAATAGATAACGTTTACGATTTTCATTTATAGTACACGCTTTTATTACTGTCATATTGATGATTTCGTGGCCCCTTGTACCACCTATTTTAGACATCCTTATGCCGTTAAACGAATCCCGAAAACGCATGTTTATATACCCAGCTTATTATTTCGTGGATCACGAAAAATACTACAACATTGTAGCGATACATATGGTCATTGTCATGTGCATGATTGGTTTTGTATACTGCGCATGTGATGCGAATTACGTATACGCAGTGCAGCATGCTTGTGGACTGCTGGCCATCACAAGGTAAGAAACTCTTGCAAAGTTAGTTTGTTTCCGTGACGGTGCACGTTGTTGGCTATAAGAATTAGGACACATGctcatatttaaaatacaaatcaaACCATCTTCATTGActtcattttctaattattttgtgATAGATACCTTCCTtcttatgtattatatgtgtGTACCTTATAATATGAACTACTgattaaatatgtttcattGCTTTTAATCCTtaggctaatagtatataattatacaataaaaattataattatgaacaATTTATATAGATATCGGTTCAGAAACGTAAGCGAAGGTGTGTTAgatcaatataaaaatgatgcAAAGTTatcaaaattcaattataacaACGTGCGTAAATCGATTCAGGCACATCAACATGTTCTAAGGTCAGTATCACCACTCAGAGacctgtaaatatgtatatcgtataaggAGACGAGAAATACTTTTGCAATAAAGCgtttttaaagttaaaattctACAAGTTTTCATTTAGATCTGCttcgtttaaaatatcataGGAAAATTCACTACTCATTTCTTGTAATGGCTCATTTAGTGAACAAAATGATattgttttatgaatttttttgaCAGACTAATTTACACACTTTAACGTAGATATCTGAAGCTAATTGAAACCAATCATCACacttatttattcatttctgTGGGAATGCTGATAATGTGTATCTGTGTGTCGTTGTTACAGGTATGAGGTCATTTGTTACCATTAATCTTACAAACACTTTCCATAATAATTAACCAATTTCTCGACTTTAGGTGGCAAGTGGGAATAATGACTCGTGGCTAATAcagtatatatttttgtttgctCAATTGTTTCACACGCTTATTCTTACTGGTCAAGGACAATTTGTAATAAACGGACTAGACGGTGTTTTTATCTCAATGTGAGTAaagaatgaatattaataaaaaagtaaaacgaaTTTATTTTGACATATGTCATGATAAGTAACCCATTACTAAAACATAAAGTAGcaatttattctaaaatttaaaaaaatttaatttttccggACTGTCAATTTATAGATACATACAAGTTATAACTAAATCTTGGATGTTTGTGGAAATTCATACCTTTATCAATGTGCTTAAAAAAATGAAGCCCAAATAGAGATATATTCCACTTACCAAATATTACAATGTACGCTGtagtttgatattttaaacaacTTCTGTTATTACGTGTGCAAAATTGaatctataaatattctataaacatatacatatttgtataccCATATCCAAATACATCTGTCTCGAATATGTTGaacataatgaaatttttgggTACGATACTATTTTCTCTCAAAAGGTTACCTAAAATCTTCATATCGCGGCTGTAATTTTCTTCAATAcactgaaaatatttgacgtTTTGaaccatttttttaaatcttccgattctctatatttttattgaataaaatcgTTCTTTATAGATATGAATCGCCATGGTATACTTTTCCAGCGAAAATTAGagcgttatatatattagcGTTAAGAAGTTGTCTATCTCCTCCTCTGTTAACAGCCGGTGGtttaatagtattaaatttaCGATCTTTCGCAGAGGTAGTATAACAATCTGCATCCAAATTGATTTTGAACACTTTACTCACTTCAAACGCACAACTTTCTTTGAGCGGAATTTTCGTTTCCAGATCATCAAAGCAGCCGTTTCTTATTACACAGTAATGAAAACAAAGTGATACTGTTCATAatgtgaaaattataataattaataatggtatttaataatatggagtataataaacataatgtGGAATAGAACAAGTTACATAATTCGTGTGAGATTCAtatcaatatattatgtgttatCATCATGTCAATACGCATGTTagttaatcaaaatatttcttacatgTAATTGTAGAAAACGTATATCATGACGAAACATAATCCATTATacattacaataataaaatatacataattctaGTTATTCATGAGTTCAttatcgaatttatttattacattacgaATTTTTAACGTGAAATGTAATTACGATTAttaactttataaaaataatcagaCACTCAAAATCTTTAtcttattcttatttctttattttcttaactTCGCTGTTCTGTTGCGAATCTACTACATCATAACAGTTTGCTTTTCACATTATATGTAAAACCCTACGTCGACAATGTATACTTCTGCAAATATCACTCGGTTCCAACATCTGTCATATTCATAATGTAAGAAAGTAGTACCTATGCGGAATAAGGACAATTGGTTCCTCCTGTAAGTGCaatgattaaatattcatgTGCATGCAGCATATACGTTACATTAGTGACATATGATTAAcagtaattttgaaattgatgCACTTTAtcgtaaatacaattttaatgtGTACTTCACGGTTCCATTAACAGAACTAGATCCAGAAGTAGTAATGACGTACACTTCCGTACGGAATTGTCAAACGTTCAGTTTGTTGAGATTAGGCTTCTTACCATGAATAGAGCTACATTCGAGAAGCGATTCTTAAGGATAACGAAAATATTCGGGAAACTGAGTGGGATTTGGCCAGATCAAAATAAAGTTAAGTTTAGTTTGTGGGCTATGGTGCATATTACTATGGCATCATTTGTCTTCGTACAGGTACGAGTCTACCAATTTATCTACTTGTCAATGTAAATAATTCTCGTAGTCATTAGATAATTCAAGGAAACATGATTAACTTTTAAATATCGCTACTAAAATTTCACACCTTGcgaatttcgttttaatatcaatatcccatttagaaaagaattttgctTGTGGATTTCAATGATAAGAACAGacgtaaaatttctaaataattatggataGACTATTATCTTCAATTCCAGGTAGCGAGAATTGTACATATAGGCACTTTGAAAGTCGTGATAGAGCAGTCGTCTATAATAGGCACAGGAATTGTCATGGTCGTAAAACATGGCAACTATATTCTGAACGCAAAGAAGGTAAGGAAATATTTGCTAATCATTACAAggtacttttaattttcatggtaaccttttaaatattctagcTTAAATCGCTTTTGAATGACATGTCCGAGGATTGGGCAATCGATCGATTGAAAGAAGAAGTTGCCATTATGACGACATACGCATATAGAGGAACCACTCTTGCGATGTTTTACCTTGGTAAATCAATATCTAGAAAAGCCAGTTGCAATTCTGGTTGATAATTTCATTAGTACACAACATAAACTGATCTAGTTAACACTTACGTAGATAATCAAAATacaacaattaattttaaattactcaaTAAATGCATAACTAAATTTGAAACGTCAATATCGAAAACTGTTGCATTCGTGACGTAAAAGTACACAATGAATGGAAATCTGATGCGGTTCTGTGATATTTTttactagaaaataaaagaattagaaatGGGGACCAGTTGTCCACCTTAGGGttcattatttaacattttgtaatataattaatagactGCAAATGTTtgtgcatttatgggaaacttGGAGGTATGAAAATGGACGAAATacacataatatgcaaaaaacaataaatatccAAGATATATAGTATTCGTTATACAATGTCGTGAGTGAGAAAAATCATTACTTAGGTTCCATCTTTTTGCATGTATGTGcaataatatgtatttgcataaatatccgttatgtaataattaagaTAACAACCATTTACTTTTAGTAAACGCGTGCATATGCGCATTCCTTTTCCTACAACTGCCGTGGACAGTGCGTCTAATGCACATGCTGGGATCACACAATACATCGCTGCCAATGGTGTACGCTATACCAGCTTATTATTTTGTCGAGGATGATcgcaaatattattactacaTTCAAATGTATCTGGGCCTCTCTATATATATCGTGGTCATTGTGTTCGTCGGTTGCGATACTTGTTACATGGTCCTTGTGCAGCATGCATGCGGATTGTTGACTGTGGCTGGGTAAGCAAATCGAaaatttcttccattcttcatatgttattgaataaattgcaatatttctAGGTATCGCTTCAAAAATGCCATCAGTGACCTTTCCTTCAGTGTGAGGAATCCCGAGAAGGAGGAAAAGGAGATAAATAGAAGACTACGTTTTTCTATACAGGGACACCAACGGGCAATAATGTCAGTATTAACCAGCGATTATAAACAATTGTTGAATGCTTAAGTGAAAAAGATATGGTACAAGAATTCATATTTTAGtttcaatgatatttttacGAGTGATCATGACAAAggattgaattatttttggTTACTGGTAACCATTATCGATGTCAAAAGTTGCTATTGGTTACTTTTTCAATCTTCAATTACTTTCAACTATTGTCAACAttgaaatagataaatattttttaagttcAGTGTCagataaatcttttaaatatttagcgATCGTGGTGTTCAACgtaaacagaaattattattctcaTAGTTTTTAAACTGATTCCTATTTTTGAGTTTGTTGTTATGTTCTCActtttaattatgtttttacGCTTCTCTTTCGGGGTTTCTGTTGCGGCCGAGAAacgttttcttaattttacttcgCTACCAGGTTTCTGACAAAAATCGAGAGTGCACATGTTATATACCTTCTTCTGTGTATGGGTATAATAGTCTTGTGTCTTAGTATCACGATGGTACAGGTAAGCTTCTTCTAATCGTCCTTGTGTCGTTGACCATGATTCATCAGTGAACTATTGATTGTTTGAAATTAGATCACTACGATGGAAATATGTCTGGATTTCTATAAGTTTGTCAGCTTTCTGATTCTTCAGTTCTTGCATCTGTTCTGTCTAACGATGCAGGGACAGTTCATCATAAATTCGTCCGATATGATTTACAATGCAATGTGGGTATAATACATGTGTATtatgaacattttattttcttatgtaGTCTTATCAACCACTCGCTTGGGCTATTAATAATGTGGAAGAACGAAGAATTATGATTCTATATTCCTgtatagtataaagcgttttAGGTAATTTGGTAGTACCTTTATCTATTTATgctcttttaaatttttctgtaTAGCATGTTTTGGAATTAAGTTAAATACAAAGTAATTATGTTTGCCATAAGCTTGTGTAAACCAAAAATTTCTAATCTATTTTCACCTCATTGGAGTGGTTGTTTGTACGACTTAAATGTATGAGATTTATAGACTATAATGTAATTCGTAGATACGAGGCATCATGGTACAATGCAAATCCAAAGACGCAagcgttgtacgtatt
This Bombus pascuorum chromosome 1, iyBomPasc1.1, whole genome shotgun sequence DNA region includes the following protein-coding sequences:
- the LOC132916799 gene encoding odorant receptor 13a-like — its product is MNRATFEKRFLRITKIFGKLSGIWPDQNKVKFSLWAMVHITMASFVFVQVARIVHIGTLKVVIEQSSIIGTGIVMVVKHGNYILNAKKLKSLLNDMSEDWAIDRLKEEVAIMTTYAYRGTTLAMFYLVNACICAFLFLQLPWTVRLMHMLGSHNTSLPMVYAIPAYYFVEDDRKYYYYIQMYLGLSIYIVVIVFVGCDTCYMVLVQHACGLLTVAGYRFKNAISDLSFSVRNPEKEEKEINRRLRFSIQGHQRAIMFLTKIESAHVIYLLLCMGIIVLCLSITMVQITTMEICLDFYKFVSFLILQFLHLFCLTMQGQFIINSSDMIYNAIYEASWYNANPKTQALYVLALRRSLTPRYLTAGGLIELNMRSFSEVIKLCVSYYTVLRST